One region of Wyeomyia smithii strain HCP4-BCI-WySm-NY-G18 chromosome 3, ASM2978416v1, whole genome shotgun sequence genomic DNA includes:
- the LOC129727140 gene encoding U1 small nuclear ribonucleoprotein 70 kDa-like, with the protein RDRDRDRDRDRDRDRDRDRDRDRDRDRDRDRGRDRDRDRDRDRDRDRDRDRDRDRDRDRDRDRDRDRDRDRDRDRDRDRDRDRDRDRDRDRDRDRDRDRDRDRDRDRDRDRDRDRDRDRDRDRDRDRDRDRDRDRDRDRDRDRDRDRDRDRDRDRDRDRDRDRDRDRDRDRDRDRDRDRDRDRDRDRDRDRDRDRDRDRDRDRDRGRDRDRDRDRDRDRDRDRDRDRDRDRDRDRDRDRDRDRDRDRDRDRDRDRDRDRDRDRDRDRDRDRDRDRDRDRDRDRDRDRDRDRDRDRDRDRDRDRDRDRDRDRDRDRDRDRDRDRDRDRDRDRDRDRDRDRDRDRER; encoded by the coding sequence agagatagagatagagatagagatagagatagagatagagatagagatagagatagagatagagatagagatagagatagagatagagatagaggtagagatagagatagagatagagatagagatagagatagagatagagatagagatagagatagagatagagatagagatagagatagagatagagatagagatagagatagagatagagatagagatagagatagagatagagatagagatagagatagagatagagatagagatagagatagagatagagatagagatagagatagagatagagatagagatagagatagagatagagatagagatagagatagagatagagatagagatagagatagagatagagatagagatagagatagagatagagatagagatagagatagagatagagatagagatagagatagagatagagatagagatagagatagagatagagatagagatagagatagagatagagatagagatagagatagagatagagatagagatagagatagagatagagatagagatagagatagagatagagatagagatagagatagagatagagatagagatagagatagaggtagagatagagatagagatagagatagagatagagatagagatagagatagagatagagatagagatagagatagagatagagatagagatagagatagagatagagatagagatagagatagagatagagatagagatagagatagagatagagatagagatagagatagagatagagatagagatagagatagagatagagatagagatagagatagagatagagatagagatagagatagagatagagatagagatagagatagagatagagatagagatagagatagagatagagatagagatagagatagagatagagatagagatagagatagagatagagatagagatagagatagagatagagatagagatagagatagagatagagatagagatagagatagagaaaga